The Arthrobacter sp. NicSoilC5 genome has a window encoding:
- a CDS encoding adenylosuccinate synthase, whose amino-acid sequence MPAIVIVGAQWGDEGKGKATDLLGGRVDYVVKPNGGNNAGHTVVVGGEKYELKLLPAGILSPNAVPIIGNGCVVNLEALFQEIDGLQARGADTSKLRVSANAHLVAPYHQVLDKVTERFLGSRAIGTTGRGIGPAYMDKVARLGIRVQDVFDESILRQKVEGSLRQKNELLVKVYNRRSVVVDEIVEYFLSFAERLRPLVIDSTLVLNSALDEGKVVLMEGGQATFLDVDHGTYPFVTSSNPTAGGASVGSGIGPTRISRSIGIIKAYTTRVGAGPFPTELFDEMGMYLQKTGGEFGVNTGRPRRCGWYDAVLARHASRVNGFTDYFVTKLDVLTGIEQIPVCVAYEVDGVRHDEMPMTQTEFHHAKPIFEYFDGWTEDITGARTLADLPENARNYVLALEKLSGTRFSAIGVGPDRDQTIVVNDLIND is encoded by the coding sequence ATGCCAGCAATTGTGATCGTAGGAGCCCAGTGGGGCGACGAAGGAAAAGGCAAGGCCACCGACCTGCTGGGCGGCCGTGTTGACTACGTCGTCAAGCCCAACGGCGGCAACAACGCCGGGCACACCGTCGTCGTAGGCGGTGAAAAGTACGAACTCAAGCTGCTGCCGGCAGGCATTCTCAGCCCCAACGCCGTTCCCATCATCGGCAACGGCTGCGTGGTGAACCTGGAGGCCCTCTTCCAGGAAATCGACGGACTCCAGGCGCGCGGCGCCGACACCTCAAAACTGCGGGTCTCCGCCAACGCCCACCTGGTGGCCCCGTACCACCAGGTGCTGGACAAGGTGACCGAACGCTTCCTCGGCAGCCGCGCCATCGGCACCACCGGCCGCGGCATCGGCCCCGCCTACATGGACAAGGTGGCCCGGCTGGGCATCCGCGTCCAGGACGTCTTCGACGAATCGATCCTGCGCCAGAAGGTGGAAGGCTCGCTGCGCCAGAAGAACGAACTCCTGGTCAAGGTCTACAACCGCCGCAGCGTTGTGGTGGACGAGATCGTGGAGTACTTCCTGTCCTTCGCCGAGCGGCTCCGCCCGCTGGTCATCGACAGCACCCTGGTCCTGAACTCGGCGCTGGACGAGGGCAAGGTAGTCCTGATGGAGGGCGGCCAGGCAACGTTCCTGGACGTGGACCACGGCACCTACCCGTTCGTGACCTCCTCCAACCCCACCGCCGGCGGCGCCTCGGTGGGTTCCGGCATCGGCCCCACCCGGATTTCGCGTTCCATCGGCATCATCAAGGCCTACACCACCCGCGTTGGTGCCGGCCCGTTCCCCACCGAACTTTTCGATGAGATGGGCATGTACCTGCAGAAGACCGGCGGCGAATTCGGCGTCAACACCGGCCGCCCGCGCCGCTGCGGCTGGTACGACGCCGTCCTGGCGCGGCACGCTTCCCGCGTGAACGGTTTCACGGACTACTTCGTCACCAAGCTGGACGTCCTGACCGGCATCGAGCAGATCCCGGTGTGCGTGGCCTACGAGGTCGACGGTGTCCGGCATGACGAGATGCCCATGACGCAGACCGAGTTCCACCACGCCAAACCGATCTTCGAGTACTTCGATGGCTGGACCGAGGACATCACGGGAGCCCGGACGCTGGCGGACCTGCCAGAGAATGCCCGCAACTATGTGCTGGCCCTGGAGAAGCTCTCCGGAACCCGGTTCTCGGCCATCGGCGTTGGCCCGGACCGCGACCAGACCATCGTGGTGAACGACCTCATCAACGACTGA
- a CDS encoding DUF1508 domain-containing protein encodes MAGRFEAFVDADSFFRFRLLAPDGAVIAVSGPFEDKAAVAAGIAAVRECAGTGLVTDLCPAGTVARPAAEPAAAAAAVPAGLPAAVVPVCGEERAPATRHAFALANAPRRHATARRWTRAAAR; translated from the coding sequence ATGGCCGGAAGATTTGAAGCATTCGTCGACGCTGATTCGTTTTTCCGGTTCCGTCTCCTGGCTCCGGACGGGGCCGTTATCGCCGTCTCCGGCCCCTTCGAGGACAAGGCCGCTGTGGCGGCAGGGATCGCCGCGGTGCGTGAATGTGCCGGCACGGGCCTGGTCACCGACCTGTGTCCCGCCGGAACCGTAGCCCGTCCCGCGGCTGAACCCGCTGCGGCTGCTGCCGCTGTTCCGGCCGGGCTGCCCGCCGCCGTCGTGCCCGTGTGCGGAGAGGAACGCGCGCCCGCCACGCGGCACGCTTTTGCGCTGGCCAATGCGCCGCGCCGGCATGCCACGGCACGCCGGTGGACCAGGGCAGCAGCCCGCTGA